In Ostrea edulis chromosome 10, xbOstEdul1.1, whole genome shotgun sequence, one genomic interval encodes:
- the LOC125665881 gene encoding ATP-dependent DNA helicase RecQ-like: MQDQVARLQSFGHIMKVMYVKGQEDCHSVEDCDVIFSSPENLVGNEALRNSLARLKVSLLVVDEFHTVSTWGELSKNESEKIFRRWFRHLGELHSIFPDAGMLALSATCTDSILQEVLSALAMESANRIIVSPDKSNIKYTVFRTGRAMESSLCWLIDEIREADMEHFPRTLIYCNSILDGARIFMYVKTELPDCNAIEMFHSETNDDIKTSIVSDLSSSEGFLKIVVCTSALGMGVDIKNCKNIILYGPPRNVADLVQIVGRAGTNASAFCSSL; the protein is encoded by the exons ATGCAGGACCAGGTAGCTCGTCTGCAGAGCTTTGGGCATATTATGAAAGTCATGTATGTTAAAG GTCAAGAGGATTGCCATTCAGTGGAAGACTGTGATGTGATATTTTCTTCACCAGAGAATCTTGTCGGGAATGAAGCTTTGAGAAATTCGTTAGCCAGACTGAAGGTCTCCTTACTTGTTGTTGATGAGTTTCACACTGTCTCTACTTG GGGTGAGCTTTCCAAAAACGAATCTGAAAAGATATTTAGACGGTGGTTTCGTCATCTTGGGGAGCTACACAGTATTTTCCCGGATGCTGGTATGCTTGCACTTAGTGCAACCTGCACCGATTCAATTTTACAAGAGGTGTTGTCAGCTCTTGCCATGGAAAGTGCAAACCGAATTATTGTTTCTCCAGACAAGAGTAACATTAAGTACACAGTGTTTAGAACTGGCAGGGCCATGGAATCTTCTTTATGTTGGTTGATAGACGAGATTCGTGAAGCCGATATGGAACATTTTCctagaactttgatatattgtaacAGTATTCTTGATGGTGCTAGAATTTTTATGTATGTGAAAACAGAGTTGCCAGACTGTAATGCGATTGAAATGTTTCATTCTGAGACCAATGATGATATCAAAACAAGTATTGTTAGTGATCTTAGTTCATCTGAAGGTTTTCTTAAAATAGTTGTATGTACTAGTGCACTAGGTATGGGTGTAGACATTAAGAActgtaaaaatattatattgtatGGACCCCCTAGGAATGTAGCAGACCTTGTACAAATTGTAGGTCGAGCTGGAACTAATGCTAGTGCTTTTTGTAGCTCTTTGTAG
- the LOC125665379 gene encoding soluble scavenger receptor cysteine-rich domain-containing protein SSC5D-like yields the protein MLTLWNSIPSSVATIFETWYGKDFPYPVGKTPTQSSPLIIASTRPQHTNRRQSTPPPHTKQRQYTPSPPTEQRQSTPPPHTKRQSTPPPHTKRQSTPPPPTERQSTTHKTTTVHPTTTHRTTVHPTTTHRATTVHPTATHKTIVHPTTTHRTTIVHPTTTHRTTIFHPTPYTYKTKTVHPSLCKNSNNPPHLDTLQPSSPPHTKREEPTPPPPHNDDSLLHLHTQRQPTPTPRTATTAYPTSTHNDDSLPHLHTQRRQPTPPPPTTTTAYSTSTHNDDSLPHLHAQRRQLTPPPHTMTTAYPTSTHNDDSLLHLHP from the exons ATGCTTACTTTGTGGAATTCCATTCCCAGCTCAGTTGCCACGATCTTTGAGACCTGGTATGGTAAAGATTTCCCATATCCTGTTGGTAAAACGCCAACACAGTCATCACCCCTCATAATTGCA TCCACCCGACCGCAACACACAAATCGACGACAGTCCACTCCACCACCACACACAAAACAACGACAGTACACCCCATCACCACCCACAGAACAACGACAGTCCACCCCACCACCACACACAAAACGACAATCCACCCCACCACCACACACAAAACGACAGTCCACCCCACCACCACCCACAGAACGACAGTCCACCACACACAAAACAACGACAGTCCACCCCACCACCACCCACAGAACGACAGTCCACCCCACCACCACCCACAGAGCAACGACAGTCCACCCCACCGCCACACACAAAACGATAGTCCACCCCACCACCACCCACAGAACAACGATAGTCCACCCCACCACCACCCACAGAACAACGATATTCCACCCCACCCCATACACATACAAAACGAAGACAGTCCATCCATCATTATGCAAAAACAGCAACAACCCTCCTCACCTAGACACACTACAGCCCTCTTCTCCACCACACACAAAACGGGAAGAACccaccccaccaccaccacacaacGACGACAGCCTACTCCACCTCCACACACAACGACAGCCTACTCCAACTCCACGCACAGCGACGACAGCTTACCCCACCTCCACACACAATGACGACAGCTTACCCCACCTCCACACACAACGACGACAGCCTACTCCACCTCCACCCACAACGACGACAGCCTACTCCACCTCCACCCATAACGACGACAGCCTACCCCATCTCCACGCACAGCGACGACAGCTTACCCCACCTCCACACACAATGACGACAGCTTACCCCACCTCCACACACAACGACGACAGTCTACTCCACCTCCACCCATAA